The sequence TTGTGCAAAATTATATTTATAAAAATTATACTATACCTAATTACTTGACCCGTCAACCAATATTAAAATATTAAAGAGAGATTGTCAAAAACACAGGAGGATTATTTATGAGAATATCCCTTATCCAGCTTGATATCGCGTTTGGCAATCCCGAGATTAATTATGCTGCTGCGGAACGTAAAATTCATCAGGCTGCCGCTGAGCAACCCGATTGCTTGATCCTTCCTGAGCTGTGGACTACCGGCTATGATTTGCCCCGCCTTGGAGAGATAGGTGATCCTGAAGGCAGGATTACCAAAGGCTTCATCTCCACCTTGGCGAAACAATATAATATCAACATTGTGGCAGGCTCCGTGGCGAGCAAAGGGGCCACAGGGATAACCAACAGCATGTTCATCTTCAGTCGCCAGGGAGAACTGGTCGGTGAATACAGCAAGCTGCATCTTTTTCGGCTGATGGATGAAGATCAGTACTTGCAGCCAGGCGAGGCCAAAGGATTATTTACGCTCGACGGCACGTTATGCGCAGGTCTGATCTGTTATGACATCCGCTTTCCGGAATGGGTTCGCGCGCATACGGCGCAAGGTGCCGAAGTGTTATTCATCAGTGCGGAATGGCCGCTGCCAAGATTGTCTCACTGGCGAG comes from Paenibacillus sp. 19GGS1-52 and encodes:
- a CDS encoding carbon-nitrogen family hydrolase; this translates as MRISLIQLDIAFGNPEINYAAAERKIHQAAAEQPDCLILPELWTTGYDLPRLGEIGDPEGRITKGFISTLAKQYNINIVAGSVASKGATGITNSMFIFSRQGELVGEYSKLHLFRLMDEDQYLQPGEAKGLFTLDGTLCAGLICYDIRFPEWVRAHTAQGAEVLFISAEWPLPRLSHWRALLISRAIENQCYVVACNRAGSDPANTFAGHSMIIDPWGDIICEASEGEEILSGTLDLPRVREIREQIPIFSDRRPHLYF